In Microbacterium esteraromaticum, the following proteins share a genomic window:
- a CDS encoding LGFP repeat-containing protein: protein MHSRGLRPRMVSRTARWATTIVAVLALLLGTAVPATAAAAPVAAGVNGPAKMSLSGWSAGNIISDAVFTDRTTMTEAQIQSFFNSKVKTCRGGTDKYGPIICLKDYKTDSVSRSADAYCKGYTGARGESAARIIHRVAQSCGINPQVLIVMLQKEQGLVTHTYPSKWRYDKALGQGCPDDAPCNPAYVGFFHQIYGAARQMQIYMEGRYFTWYKPGNTWKIRYDVEISCGSSPVYVANKATSALYYYTPYQPNAASLRAGYGTGDGCSSYGNRNFYNYFTDWFGSTQKPAVTVDPLRDIKALYTSLGGSTGVLGAVKTNPSCTATTARCTQTYANGIITWTKARGALTVYGPIYKEYLVQGGLGGALGYPKETPRAITDPNGNGVGQQFDSGWIHQSAAGTFASSTRFMTAYSAAGWLRGSLGWPTSRETCTSASCVQDFTGGFIGAATGKPAFATLKATSKSIDALHAAQGGSAGVLGAQAGDRTLVTDPNGHGLAQHYQNGYIHASEAGTFATSATLMTTYSKAGWLRGALGWPVNAEQRITDPNGNGVVQGFQGGWIHSSASGTFSTSSRIMTAYSAAGWLRGALGWPASAEVCTGAVCAQAFAGGLISFSGSSLAASTIGVSAAAITKVHTASGGIKGPLGAATESAGVVASENGSGLTRGFAGGRIHSSASGTFASSATIMTAYSAAGWLRGKLGWPTGAESCAGTYCSQAFQGGSIAYTKGKAAVALVGVAPGAIDAAYKAAGGSAGALGNAVADVSVVSDRNGNGLARKYQRGFIHASAAGTFSSSTTIMTAYSAAGWLRGKLGWPTGAESCAGTYCSQAFQGGSIAYTKGKAAVALVGVAPGAIDAAYKAAGGSAGALGNAVADVSVVSDRNGNGLARKYERGFIHASAAGTFSSSTTIMTAYSAAGWLRGKLGWPTGAETCSATSCSQAFRGGSITYAIGKPATVSYR from the coding sequence ATGCATTCACGTGGATTGCGCCCCCGAATGGTGTCAAGGACGGCTCGTTGGGCGACGACGATCGTCGCCGTGCTCGCGCTGCTTCTCGGCACCGCCGTGCCTGCGACGGCCGCTGCGGCTCCTGTGGCGGCCGGCGTCAACGGCCCCGCGAAGATGTCGCTCAGCGGCTGGTCGGCGGGCAACATCATCAGCGATGCGGTCTTCACCGACCGCACGACGATGACCGAGGCGCAGATCCAGAGCTTCTTCAACTCGAAGGTCAAGACCTGCCGGGGCGGCACCGACAAGTACGGGCCGATCATCTGCCTGAAGGACTACAAGACGGATTCGGTGTCCCGCTCCGCGGATGCGTACTGCAAGGGCTACACGGGGGCCCGCGGCGAGTCCGCGGCGCGGATCATCCACCGCGTCGCGCAGTCGTGCGGCATCAACCCGCAGGTGCTGATCGTCATGCTGCAGAAGGAGCAGGGTCTGGTCACGCACACGTATCCGAGCAAGTGGCGGTACGACAAGGCGCTCGGCCAGGGCTGCCCAGACGACGCTCCCTGCAATCCCGCGTATGTCGGCTTCTTCCACCAGATCTACGGCGCAGCGCGCCAGATGCAGATCTACATGGAGGGCAGGTACTTCACGTGGTACAAGCCCGGCAACACCTGGAAGATCCGCTATGACGTCGAGATCTCCTGTGGCTCGTCGCCCGTCTACGTCGCCAACAAGGCGACCTCGGCCCTGTACTACTACACGCCCTATCAGCCCAACGCGGCATCGCTCAGGGCCGGCTACGGCACGGGAGACGGCTGCTCGAGCTACGGCAACCGCAACTTCTACAACTACTTCACCGATTGGTTCGGGTCGACGCAGAAGCCTGCCGTGACAGTCGACCCGCTGCGAGACATCAAGGCGCTGTACACCTCGCTCGGCGGATCCACCGGCGTCCTGGGCGCGGTCAAGACGAATCCGTCGTGCACGGCGACCACGGCGCGGTGCACTCAGACCTATGCCAACGGGATCATCACCTGGACGAAAGCACGCGGTGCGCTGACGGTCTACGGGCCGATATACAAGGAGTACCTCGTGCAAGGCGGCCTGGGCGGTGCGCTCGGGTACCCGAAGGAGACGCCGCGCGCCATCACGGATCCGAACGGGAACGGCGTCGGCCAGCAGTTCGACAGCGGATGGATCCACCAGTCAGCCGCAGGGACATTCGCCTCGTCGACCCGCTTCATGACGGCGTACAGCGCAGCGGGCTGGCTGCGCGGCTCGCTGGGCTGGCCGACCAGCCGCGAGACGTGCACCAGCGCATCGTGCGTGCAGGACTTCACCGGCGGTTTCATCGGCGCAGCCACGGGCAAGCCGGCATTCGCGACGCTGAAGGCCACGTCGAAGTCGATCGATGCGCTGCACGCCGCGCAGGGAGGATCGGCTGGCGTGCTCGGGGCGCAGGCGGGGGACAGGACCCTCGTCACCGACCCCAACGGCCATGGCCTCGCCCAGCACTACCAGAACGGGTACATCCATGCGTCGGAAGCAGGGACGTTCGCCACATCGGCGACCCTCATGACGACGTACAGCAAGGCCGGCTGGCTGCGCGGAGCCCTGGGATGGCCCGTGAACGCGGAGCAGAGGATCACCGACCCGAACGGCAACGGCGTGGTGCAGGGCTTCCAAGGCGGGTGGATCCACTCCTCGGCCTCGGGCACCTTCAGCACATCGAGCAGGATCATGACCGCATACAGTGCAGCGGGGTGGCTGCGCGGTGCGCTCGGCTGGCCGGCCAGCGCCGAGGTCTGCACCGGCGCGGTATGCGCGCAGGCGTTCGCAGGAGGCCTCATCAGCTTCTCCGGTTCCAGCCTGGCAGCCTCCACCATCGGCGTCAGCGCCGCCGCGATCACGAAGGTCCACACCGCCTCCGGTGGCATCAAGGGCCCGCTGGGCGCCGCCACCGAGAGCGCCGGTGTCGTCGCCAGCGAGAACGGCAGCGGTCTCACCCGTGGCTTCGCGGGCGGACGCATCCATTCCTCCGCATCCGGGACGTTCGCATCCTCGGCGACGATCATGACGGCGTACAGTGCGGCGGGGTGGCTGCGCGGCAAGCTCGGCTGGCCGACGGGCGCGGAGAGCTGCGCGGGAACGTACTGCTCGCAGGCGTTCCAGGGCGGTTCCATCGCCTACACCAAGGGCAAGGCGGCAGTGGCGCTGGTCGGCGTCGCGCCTGGCGCGATCGATGCGGCCTACAAGGCTGCCGGCGGTTCTGCCGGTGCGCTGGGGAACGCGGTGGCGGATGTCTCTGTGGTGTCGGATCGCAACGGCAACGGTCTCGCCAGGAAGTACCAGCGAGGCTTCATCCATGCATCCGCGGCGGGGACGTTCTCGTCGTCGACGACGATCATGACGGCGTACAGTGCGGCGGGGTGGCTGCGCGGCAAGCTCGGCTGGCCGACGGGCGCGGAGAGCTGCGCGGGAACGTACTGCTCGCAGGCGTTCCAGGGCGGTTCCATCGCCTACACCAAGGGCAAGGCGGCAGTGGCGCTGGTCGGCGTCGCGCCTGGCGCGATCGATGCGGCCTACAAGGCCGCCGGCGGTTCTGCCGGTGCGCTGGGGAACGCGGTGGCGGATGTCTCTGTGGTGTCGGATCGCAACGGCAACGGTCTCGCCAGGAAGTACGAGCGAGGCTTCATCCATGCATCCGCGGCGGGGACGTTCTCGTCGTCGACGACGATCATGACGGCGTACAGTGCGGCGGGGTGGCTGCGCGGCAAGCTCGGCTGGCCGACGGGCGCGGAGACCTGCTCGGCGACCTCGTGCTCGCAGGCCTTCCGCGGCGGCTCCATCACCTACGCCATCGGCAAGCCGGCCACCGTCTCGTACCGCTGA
- a CDS encoding GDP-mannose 4,6-dehydratase, translating to MRVLLTGADGFIGSHLAEQLVRDGHDVRALVLYNSFDSRGWLDGISDDVASEIEFLPGDVRDPALMMSAVRDRDAVLHLAALIAIPYSYAAPDLYVQTNIQGTLNLLNAARAADVSRFIHTSTSEVYGTARYVPMDEGHPLQGQSPYSASKIGADQMVKAFHSSFGLPAVTVRPFNTFGPRQSARAVIPTIISQLAAGKREVQLGALTPTRDFTYVPDTVSGFTAALTSSAGAGEVINLGVGFEVSIGQTFDLIAEVMGVDAVATEDPARLRPANSEVERLFSDNTKAREILGWAPKYDGADGFREGLRATAEWFTDPANLARYRTDAYVV from the coding sequence ATGAGAGTACTGCTCACGGGAGCTGACGGATTCATCGGATCGCACCTGGCGGAGCAGCTGGTTCGGGACGGACACGATGTGCGAGCCCTCGTGCTCTACAACTCGTTCGACTCCCGCGGCTGGCTCGACGGCATCTCCGACGATGTCGCGAGCGAGATCGAGTTCCTGCCGGGCGATGTGCGTGATCCCGCGCTGATGATGTCGGCAGTGCGTGACCGGGATGCTGTGCTGCACCTCGCAGCGCTGATCGCCATCCCCTACTCGTACGCGGCTCCGGATCTGTACGTGCAGACGAACATCCAGGGCACCCTCAACCTGCTCAACGCCGCACGCGCGGCGGACGTCTCGAGGTTCATCCACACGTCGACGAGCGAGGTGTACGGCACTGCCCGCTACGTGCCCATGGACGAGGGGCACCCGCTGCAGGGCCAGTCTCCGTACTCGGCCTCGAAGATCGGCGCCGACCAGATGGTCAAGGCCTTCCATTCCTCGTTCGGCCTTCCCGCTGTGACCGTGCGTCCGTTCAACACCTTCGGCCCGCGCCAGTCGGCGCGTGCGGTGATCCCGACGATCATCAGCCAGCTCGCCGCGGGCAAGCGGGAGGTGCAGCTCGGAGCACTCACCCCCACGCGCGACTTCACCTACGTTCCCGACACCGTCTCCGGGTTCACCGCGGCGCTCACCAGCTCCGCCGGGGCAGGCGAGGTCATCAACCTGGGCGTCGGATTCGAGGTGTCGATCGGTCAGACGTTCGATCTCATCGCGGAGGTGATGGGCGTCGACGCCGTCGCGACCGAGGACCCGGCGCGTCTGCGACCGGCCAACTCGGAGGTCGAGCGCCTGTTCTCGGACAACACCAAGGCTCGCGAGATCCTCGGGTGGGCGCCGAAGTACGACGGTGCAGACGGATTCCGGGAGGGTCTGCGCGCAACCGCCGAGTGGTTCACCGACCCCGCCAACCTGGCCCGCTACCGCACCGACGCGTACGTCGTATGA